The genomic region GCCGTGTGCTCCGGCCGCCAGCCGAGTTCCGCACGCGCACGCGTGCAGTCCATCAGGGGCAGCCGCAGCACCGCGTCGAACAGGTGCGGGGAGGCGGGCAGCAGGTGCAGGCCCCAGGCGGCGGCGATCGCCGAACGGGCCGCGGTGCGCGGCAGCCGTACCGGGCGCGCACCGAGCATCTCACCCAGCACCTGCGCGTCGACCGACTGCTCGGCCGCCAGATTGAAGGCGCCCCTGGCGTCGGAGCGCACGGCCAGCCGGTACGCGTTCGCCGCGTCGTCCGTGTGCAGCGCCTGCACCCGCAGCCCCGGTATGTCGGGCAGGAAGGGCAGCAGCTCCGGGCGGGCCAGCGGGCCGGGCAGGAAACGCCCGCCGAAGATCCGGCGCTGCTCGCTCGCGGACTCCCGCTTGAAGAGGAAGGCGGGCCGCATCCGCACCACCCGCGTCTCGGGGTGGTCGCGCTCGAACGTGTCCAGCGCGCGCTCCAGATAGGCCTTCTCCCGGCAGTACGCGGCATCCGGCCAGCCGTGCGTCGGCCACGACTCGTCCACCGCCCGGTCCTTCGGGCCCGGCGAGTACGCGCCGACCGACGAGGCGTGCACCAGCGCCGGCACGCCCGCGGCGGCCACCGCCTCGAACACCCGCATGCTGCCGAGCACATTGGTGCGCCAGGTCGCCGCCGGGTCGTGCGTCGGCTGGAACGCCCAGGCCAGATGGACCACCGCGTCGGCGCCCTGGAACTGCTCGGCCAGATCGGACTCCTCGGACGCCAGATCGACCGCCGACCAGTCCGTCTTCGGCGGCGACCAATCGGGCAGCCGCCGGGCCAGGCCCAGCACGGAGGCGACCTCCGGATCCTCCGAGAGGAGGCGCACCACGCTGGTGCCCACGTTGCCGGTGGCGCCCGTGACGACGATCCTCATGCCTGTTCCGCTGCTCACCATGTGCTCCTCTCGGCCGCGACCGTCCTCGGCAGATGACCGAGTACCCGGGTCGCGCCGATCGCACGTGGGCAGAGGAAAGCCCCGGCCGGACGGGGGAATCACGGCCGGGGCGGCCCAAGGGGTGGGCACGGATGGCGGTCGCCTCTCGGCGAAGGGCTCCACAGGGCTTCAGCCGAACGATCGTCCCTGTGGGCGAATGGTGAGGCCCGGGGACAC from Streptomyces chartreusis NRRL 3882 harbors:
- a CDS encoding SDR family oxidoreductase, encoding MSSGTGMRIVVTGATGNVGTSVVRLLSEDPEVASVLGLARRLPDWSPPKTDWSAVDLASEESDLAEQFQGADAVVHLAWAFQPTHDPAATWRTNVLGSMRVFEAVAAAGVPALVHASSVGAYSPGPKDRAVDESWPTHGWPDAAYCREKAYLERALDTFERDHPETRVVRMRPAFLFKRESASEQRRIFGGRFLPGPLARPELLPFLPDIPGLRVQALHTDDAANAYRLAVRSDARGAFNLAAEQSVDAQVLGEMLGARPVRLPRTAARSAIAAAWGLHLLPASPHLFDAVLRLPLMDCTRARAELGWRPEHTATEVLEEFLKGLQQGAGARTEPMRGRKVG